From the Gloeocapsa sp. PCC 73106 genome, one window contains:
- a CDS encoding cobyrinate a,c-diamide synthase, which translates to MGLVIAGCRSGEGKTTVALALLSYLVKVGTLVQSFKVGPDYIDPMYHSRICDRPCRNLDPVLTGVDYVRSCFAHHCRGVNYALIEGVMGLFDGINRDNIPDFASTAHIARILSLPVLLVIDCSRLSGSVAAIAHGYRSLDPRVKLAGVILNKVASDRHLELLTSALEPLNLPVLGILRRQDLVSFPSRHLGLVNPGEIAQFRAIIDKLAFMAECCFDLSKILPLMQVSNPTEIANPLWSQITIPAIKPRIVIARDRAFNFYYQDNLDILQDLGAELIFWSPLEDTELPENIQGIYIGGGYPEVFAEELAANELAKEALKLAIAKGLTTYAECGGLMYLSQQITNFEQKSWSMVGILPTSTIMSEKLTLGYRKVETLRDNIILSKGSIVWGHEFHRSQITTPPVQPVFKINNHYEGWHIFRVHASYLHLHFGGYPKVATNFLKDGKPPYL; encoded by the coding sequence GTGGGATTAGTTATCGCCGGTTGTCGTTCAGGAGAGGGTAAGACTACGGTTGCTCTTGCCCTCTTGTCTTATTTAGTAAAAGTTGGGACTTTGGTACAGTCTTTTAAGGTGGGACCAGACTATATCGATCCGATGTACCATAGTCGAATCTGCGATCGCCCTTGTCGCAATTTAGATCCGGTACTGACTGGGGTAGACTATGTTCGGTCTTGTTTCGCTCATCATTGTCGCGGCGTAAATTACGCTCTCATCGAAGGGGTAATGGGCTTATTTGATGGGATAAATAGAGATAATATTCCAGATTTTGCTAGTACAGCCCATATTGCCCGTATTTTATCACTACCAGTTCTGCTAGTGATTGATTGCTCGCGTTTATCTGGTTCGGTAGCTGCGATCGCCCACGGTTATCGTTCTCTAGATCCTAGAGTAAAATTAGCAGGGGTGATACTAAACAAAGTAGCTAGCGATCGCCATTTAGAATTACTGACTTCGGCTTTAGAACCCCTGAATTTACCCGTATTGGGTATCTTGAGACGCCAAGATCTCGTTTCTTTTCCCTCTCGACATTTGGGTTTAGTTAACCCAGGCGAAATTGCACAATTTAGAGCAATCATCGATAAATTAGCCTTCATGGCAGAATGCTGCTTCGATTTGAGCAAAATACTGCCACTGATGCAAGTTAGTAACCCCACGGAGATAGCTAATCCCCTATGGTCTCAGATAACGATACCCGCTATTAAACCCAGAATCGTTATAGCTCGCGATCGCGCCTTTAACTTTTACTATCAAGACAATCTAGACATACTCCAAGATTTAGGAGCAGAATTAATTTTTTGGAGTCCTCTAGAAGATACTGAATTACCGGAAAATATTCAAGGTATCTATATTGGTGGAGGTTATCCTGAAGTATTTGCAGAGGAATTAGCAGCTAATGAGCTTGCTAAAGAAGCGCTTAAATTAGCGATCGCCAAAGGTTTAACCACCTACGCCGAATGTGGAGGTTTAATGTATCTAAGTCAACAAATAACTAATTTTGAGCAAAAGTCTTGGTCTATGGTAGGGATTCTACCCACTAGCACTATTATGAGTGAAAAATTGACCCTGGGATATCGTAAAGTGGAGACTCTTAGGGATAATATCATACTCTCAAAGGGTAGTATAGTTTGGGGTCATGAATTCCACCGCTCTCAAATCACAACCCCTCCGGTTCAACCTGTATTTAAAATCAATAACCATTACGAAGGTTGGCATATATTCCGAGTTCACGCATCCTATCTCCATCTTCATTTTGGCGGTTATCCTAAAGTTGCCACCAATTTTTTAAAGGACGGAAAACCACCATATCTATAG